In Clarias gariepinus isolate MV-2021 ecotype Netherlands chromosome 9, CGAR_prim_01v2, whole genome shotgun sequence, a single window of DNA contains:
- the LOC128530834 gene encoding rhodopsin-like → MNGTEGPNFYVPMSNKSGLVRSPFEEPQYYLAEPWKYSLLAAYMLFLMITAFPINFLTLYITVKHKKLRTPLNYILLNLAVAGLFMVFGGFTVTLYTALHGYFILGVTGCNIEGFFATMGGEIGLWSLVVLAIERYMVVCKPVSSFRFGEKHAIAGVCFTWIMALTCAAPPLLGWSRYIPEGMQCSCGIDYYTPKPEYNNTSFVIYMFILHFCIPLLVIFFCYSRLLCTVRAAAAQQQESETTQRAEKEVTRIVVVMVIAFLVCWLPYASVAWYIFANQGTEFGPVFMTAPAFFAKAAAFYNPVIYIFLNRQFRNYMLITLCCGKNPFGEDETSTTSSAKTQSSVVTTSQVAPA, encoded by the exons ATGAATGGGACAGAGGGTCCAAACTTCTACGTGCCAATGTCCAATAAGTCGGGCTTGGTGCGCAGCCCGTTCGAGGAGCCGCAGTACTACCTAGCCGAGCCATGGAAGTATTCGCTGCTAGCCGCCTACATGCTCTTCCTCATGATCACCGCCTTCCCGATCAACTTCCTCACTCTGTACATCACTGTGAAACACAAGAAACTTCGCACTCCCCTCAACTACATTCTTCTGAACCTAGCTGTTGCCGGTTTGTTCATGGTTTTCGGGGGCTTCACGGTCACTCTCTATACCGCCCTGCACGGCTATTTTATCCTGGGTGTGACCGGGTGCAATATTGAGGGCTTTTTTGCCACCATGGGAG GTGAGATTGGCCTGTGGTCGCTGGTAGTTTTGGCTATAGAGCGGTACATGGTAGTGTGTAAGCCTGTGTCCTCGTTCCGTTTCGGAGAGAAGCACGCCATCGCAGGAGTCTGCTTCACTTGGATCATGGCCCTCACCTGTGCTGCCCCACCACTGCTTGGGTGGTCCAG GTACATTCCAGAAGGGATGCAGTGTTCATGTGGAATAGATTATTACACCCCAAAGCCTGAATACAACAACACGTCGTTTGTCATCTACATGTTCATCCTCCATTTCTGTATTCCGCTTCTGGTCATCTTCTTCTGTTACAGCCGTCTTCTGTGCACTGTTCGTGCG GCTGCAGCTCAGCAGCAGGAGTCAGAGACCACTCAGAGGGCAGAGAAAGAGGTCACCCGGATTGTGGTCGTTATGGTGATCGCGTTCCTGGTGTGCTGGTTGCCGTATGCCAGTGTCGCATGGTACATATTTGCCAACCAGGGTACTGAGTTCGGACCTGTTTTCATGACCGCGCCAGCGTTCTTTGCCAAGGCGGCGGCCTTTTATAACCCTGTCATCTACATCTTTCTCAACAGACAG TTCAGGAACTACATGCTGATCACCCTGTGCTGTGGGAAGAACCCGTTCGGTGAGGATGAGACCAGCACTACGTCCTCTGCAAAGACCCAGTCATCTGTGGTCACCACGAGCCAGGTGGCCCCCGCCtga